One segment of Streptomyces sp. XD-27 DNA contains the following:
- a CDS encoding LacI family DNA-binding transcriptional regulator: protein MAKVTRDDVARLAGTSTAVVSYVINNGPRPVAPATRERVLAAIKELGYRPDRVAQAMASRRTDLIGLIVPDARQPFFAEMAHAVERAAAERGKMVLVGNSDYLDEREVHYLRAFLGMRVSGLILISQGPSEHAAAEIDAWDARVVLLHRRPEAIEDVAVVTDDVGGAHLATRHLLEHGHPYVACLGGTEITPTVGDPVTDHVEGWRRAMRESGKSTEGLLFQAPYNRYDAYQVALKLLAGPERPPAIICATDDQAIGVLRAARELRIDVPGELAVAGFDDVKEAALTDPPLTTVASDREAMARAAVDLVLDDGLRVPGSRRERLKQFPSALVVRRSCGCA, encoded by the coding sequence GTGGCCAAGGTGACGCGGGACGATGTGGCAAGGCTGGCGGGGACCTCGACCGCGGTCGTCAGCTACGTCATCAACAATGGACCGAGGCCGGTCGCCCCGGCCACGCGCGAGCGCGTGCTCGCCGCGATCAAGGAGCTGGGTTACCGGCCGGACCGCGTCGCGCAGGCGATGGCGAGCCGGCGCACGGACCTCATAGGCCTGATCGTGCCGGACGCCCGCCAGCCCTTCTTCGCGGAGATGGCGCACGCCGTGGAGCGGGCGGCCGCCGAGCGCGGAAAGATGGTGCTGGTCGGCAACTCCGACTACCTCGACGAGCGCGAGGTGCACTATCTGCGCGCCTTCCTCGGGATGCGGGTCTCCGGGCTGATCCTGATCAGCCAGGGCCCCAGCGAGCACGCGGCCGCCGAGATAGACGCCTGGGACGCCCGGGTCGTCCTGCTGCACCGCCGTCCCGAGGCGATCGAGGACGTCGCCGTGGTCACGGACGACGTGGGCGGCGCGCACCTGGCCACCCGGCACCTGCTGGAGCACGGCCATCCGTACGTCGCCTGCCTCGGCGGTACGGAGATCACCCCGACCGTCGGCGACCCGGTCACCGACCACGTCGAGGGCTGGCGGCGGGCCATGCGGGAGTCCGGGAAGTCCACCGAGGGCCTGCTGTTCCAGGCCCCGTACAACCGTTACGACGCCTACCAGGTGGCGTTGAAGCTGCTGGCCGGGCCGGAGCGTCCGCCCGCCATCATCTGCGCCACCGACGACCAGGCCATCGGCGTGCTGCGGGCCGCGCGCGAGCTGCGGATCGACGTGCCGGGGGAGCTGGCCGTCGCGGGCTTCGACGACGTGAAGGAAGCGGCGCTCACCGATCCGCCGCTGACCACCGTGGCCTCCGACCGCGAGGCGATGGCGCGGGCCGCGGTGGACCTGGTGCTGGACGACGGGCTGCGGGTGCCGGGGTCGCGCCGGGAGCGGCTCAAGCAGTTCCCGTCCGCGCTGGTGGTCCGGCGCTCCTGCGGCTGCGCATGA
- a CDS encoding response regulator transcription factor encodes MSSLLLLTNALQPSTEVLPALGLLLHSVRVAPAEGPALVDTPGADVILIDGRRDLPQVRSLCQLLRSTGPGCPLILVVTEGGLAAVTADWGIDDVLLDTAGPAEVEARLRLAMGRQQITMDDSPMEIRTGDLSVDEATYSAKLKGRVLDLTFKEFELLKYLAQHPGRVFTRAQLLQEVWGYDYFGGTRTVDVHVRRLRAKLGPEHESLIGTVRNVGYRFVVPEKVERAAEEAKAKAKATAGAGRGEGDGARTEAAGARGPAARREEAEVTAARPAKG; translated from the coding sequence ATGAGCTCACTGCTTCTGCTGACCAACGCACTCCAGCCGTCGACGGAGGTGCTGCCCGCTCTCGGCCTCCTGCTGCACAGCGTGCGCGTCGCCCCGGCGGAGGGCCCGGCCCTGGTGGACACCCCCGGCGCCGACGTCATCCTCATCGACGGCCGCCGCGACCTGCCGCAGGTGCGCAGCCTGTGCCAGCTGCTGCGCTCCACCGGCCCCGGCTGCCCGCTGATCCTCGTGGTCACCGAGGGCGGCCTCGCCGCCGTCACCGCGGACTGGGGGATCGACGACGTCCTGCTGGACACCGCGGGCCCGGCGGAGGTCGAGGCGCGGCTGCGGCTCGCGATGGGCCGCCAGCAGATCACCATGGACGACAGCCCGATGGAGATCCGCACCGGCGACCTGTCGGTGGACGAGGCGACCTACAGCGCCAAGCTCAAGGGTCGTGTGCTCGATCTCACATTCAAGGAGTTCGAGCTGCTGAAGTACCTGGCGCAGCACCCCGGGCGCGTCTTCACCCGCGCCCAGCTGCTCCAGGAGGTCTGGGGCTACGACTACTTCGGCGGCACCCGGACCGTCGACGTCCACGTGCGACGGCTGCGCGCCAAGCTCGGCCCGGAGCACGAATCCCTGATCGGAACGGTGCGAAACGTCGGTTATCGCTTCGTCGTGCCGGAGAAGGTGGAGCGGGCCGCCGAGGAGGCCAAGGCGAAGGCCAAGGCGACGGCCGGGGCGGGTCGGGGCGAGGGCGACGGCGCGCGCACCGAAGCGGCGGGCGCCCGGGGCCCGGCGGCGCGCCGCGAGGAGGCCGAAGTCACCGCCGCACGACCGGCCAAGGGGTAG
- a CDS encoding alpha/beta hydrolase — protein sequence MLTDDGIPIDAAYETAGGAEGDLVFVVAHGFTGALERPALRRAALALSQRAPVITFSFRGHGRSGGRSTVGDREVLDLAAAVRWARRLGHRRVVTVGFSMGGSVVLRHAARPGTSVGTPAGDATAGSPATGTTGEIQPYATGGGEGRTQEREGRGGRRDAHADAVIAVSAPARWFYRGTAPMRRLHWAVTHPAGRLVSRYGLRTRVAPHRWNPVPLSPVASVPLIAPTPLLIVHGDADPYFPLDHPRMLAQAADPSSTELWIERGFGHAENSAGEDLLTRIAAWAATHA from the coding sequence CTGCTGACGGACGACGGGATCCCGATCGACGCGGCGTACGAGACCGCCGGCGGCGCCGAGGGCGACCTGGTCTTCGTGGTCGCGCACGGCTTCACCGGGGCGCTGGAGCGTCCCGCGCTGCGGCGTGCGGCGCTGGCGTTATCCCAGCGTGCGCCCGTGATCACGTTCTCCTTCCGCGGGCATGGCCGCTCCGGTGGCCGCTCCACGGTCGGCGACCGCGAGGTCCTGGACCTGGCCGCGGCGGTGCGCTGGGCACGTCGGCTCGGCCACCGGCGGGTGGTCACGGTCGGCTTCTCGATGGGCGGCTCGGTGGTACTGCGGCATGCCGCGCGCCCCGGGACATCCGTGGGGACGCCGGCCGGGGACGCCACCGCGGGCTCACCCGCCACGGGTACGACCGGCGAAATCCAGCCATACGCGACCGGGGGCGGGGAGGGGCGCACACAGGAGCGTGAAGGGCGCGGGGGGCGCAGGGACGCGCATGCCGACGCGGTGATCGCGGTGAGCGCCCCCGCCCGCTGGTTCTACCGCGGCACCGCGCCCATGCGCCGCCTCCACTGGGCGGTGACGCACCCCGCCGGCCGCCTGGTCTCCCGCTACGGCCTCCGCACGCGGGTCGCCCCGCACCGCTGGAACCCCGTTCCGCTCTCCCCGGTGGCCTCGGTCCCGCTGATCGCCCCGACGCCGCTGCTGATCGTCCACGGCGACGCGGACCCGTACTTCCCGCTGGACCATCCCCGCATGCTGGCGCAGGCCGCCGACCCGTCGTCCACAGAGCTGTGGATCGAGCGCGGCTTCGGCCACGCGGAGAACTCCGCCGGGGAGGACCTGCTGACCCGGATCGCGGCGTGGGCCGCGACCCACGCCTAG
- a CDS encoding ABC transporter ATP-binding protein: protein MGGQPTERSMDFRGSGRRLLGTMRPERTMLTVALGFAVLSIALTVLGPRLLGHATDLIFEGVVGRQLPADETKAEAVERLREHGDGTVADMISAMDVVPGRGIDFDAVGTVLLWALLLYVGAAVLGLVQARIYTVVVQRAVFRMRRDVEEKLARLPLSYFDKQPRGEVLSRATNDIDNIQQTLQQTMSQVVASLLTIVGVLAMMFWISPLLALVALLTVPLSVYVAARVGKRAQPQFVAQWKTTGKLNAHIEEMYTGHSLVKVFGRERESAAVFREHNEQLYASSFRAQFISGIIQPAMMFIGNLNYVLVAVVGGLRVASGSLSIGDVQAFVQYQRQFSQPLTQVAAMANLVQSGVASAERVFELLDAEEQSPDPEPSKDLAKDLTKNLTKDLTKDPAPSRGLAEEPRREPVSGRVAFENVSFRYEPDKPLIEDLSLSVRPGQTVAIVGPTGAGKTTLVNLLMRFYEVSGGRITLDGVDIATIPREELRSNVGMVLQDTWLFGGTIAENIAYGADGASAEAIIAAAKATHVDRFVRTLPDGYDTVLDEEGGGVSVGEKQLITIARAFLAEPAILVLDEATSSVDTRTEVLIQHAMASLRKGRTSFVIAHRLSTIRDADLILVMEAGRIVEQGTHEELLAARGAYARLYEAQFAAPVTE, encoded by the coding sequence ATGGGCGGCCAGCCCACCGAGCGCTCCATGGACTTCCGCGGCTCCGGCCGCCGGCTGCTGGGCACCATGCGCCCCGAGCGCACCATGCTGACGGTGGCCCTCGGCTTCGCGGTGCTCAGTATCGCGCTGACCGTGCTCGGCCCCAGGCTCCTGGGCCACGCCACGGACCTGATCTTCGAGGGCGTGGTCGGCCGCCAACTGCCCGCGGACGAGACCAAGGCGGAGGCCGTCGAGCGGCTGCGCGAGCACGGCGACGGCACCGTCGCGGACATGATCTCCGCGATGGACGTGGTGCCGGGCCGGGGCATCGACTTCGACGCGGTCGGCACCGTGCTGCTGTGGGCCCTGCTGCTCTACGTGGGCGCCGCGGTCCTCGGCCTGGTCCAGGCCCGCATCTACACCGTCGTCGTCCAGCGGGCCGTGTTCCGGATGCGGCGCGACGTCGAGGAGAAGCTGGCCCGGCTGCCGCTGTCGTACTTCGACAAGCAGCCGCGCGGCGAGGTGCTGTCCCGGGCGACCAACGACATCGACAACATCCAGCAGACGCTCCAGCAGACCATGAGCCAGGTCGTCGCCTCGCTGCTGACCATCGTGGGCGTCCTGGCGATGATGTTCTGGATCTCGCCGCTGCTGGCCCTGGTGGCGCTGCTGACCGTGCCGCTGTCGGTGTACGTGGCGGCCCGCGTCGGCAAGCGCGCGCAGCCGCAGTTCGTCGCCCAGTGGAAGACCACCGGCAAGCTCAACGCCCATATAGAGGAGATGTACACCGGCCACTCGCTGGTGAAGGTCTTCGGGCGGGAGCGGGAGTCCGCGGCGGTCTTCCGGGAGCACAACGAGCAGCTGTACGCGTCGAGTTTCCGGGCGCAGTTCATCTCCGGGATCATCCAGCCCGCGATGATGTTCATCGGCAACCTCAACTACGTGCTGGTCGCGGTGGTCGGCGGGCTGCGGGTGGCCTCCGGCTCGCTGTCGATCGGCGATGTGCAGGCGTTCGTCCAGTACCAGCGCCAGTTCAGCCAGCCGCTGACCCAGGTGGCCGCGATGGCCAACCTGGTGCAGTCGGGCGTGGCGTCGGCCGAGCGGGTCTTCGAGCTGCTGGACGCGGAGGAGCAGAGCCCGGACCCGGAGCCGTCGAAGGACTTGGCGAAGGACCTGACGAAGAACCTGACGAAGGACCTGACGAAGGACCCGGCGCCGTCGAGGGGCCTGGCGGAGGAGCCGCGCCGCGAACCGGTCAGCGGCCGGGTCGCGTTCGAGAACGTCTCCTTCCGCTACGAGCCGGACAAGCCGCTGATCGAGGACCTGTCGCTGTCGGTGCGGCCGGGCCAGACGGTGGCCATCGTCGGCCCGACGGGCGCGGGGAAGACCACCCTGGTCAATCTGCTGATGCGGTTCTACGAGGTCAGTGGCGGCCGGATCACGCTCGACGGCGTCGACATCGCCACGATCCCGCGCGAGGAGCTGCGCTCCAACGTCGGCATGGTCCTCCAGGACACGTGGCTGTTCGGCGGCACGATCGCGGAGAACATCGCCTACGGGGCGGACGGGGCGTCGGCGGAGGCCATCATCGCGGCGGCGAAGGCCACCCATGTGGACCGCTTCGTACGGACCCTCCCGGACGGCTACGACACGGTCCTGGACGAGGAGGGCGGAGGCGTCAGCGTCGGCGAGAAGCAGCTGATCACCATCGCGCGGGCGTTCCTGGCCGAACCGGCGATCCTCGTCCTGGACGAGGCGACCAGTTCGGTGGACACCCGCACGGAGGTCCTGATCCAGCACGCGATGGCGTCCCTGCGCAAGGGCCGCACCAGCTTCGTCATCGCCCACCGGCTCTCCACGATCCGCGACGCGGACCTGATCCTGGTGATGGAGGCGGGCCGCATCGTGGAACAGGGCACGCACGAGGAACTGCTGGCGGCACGGGGCGCGTACGCCCGCCTGTACGAGGCCCAGTTCGCGGCCCCGGTGACGGAGTAG
- a CDS encoding ABC transporter ATP-binding protein produces the protein MLVRLIRAHLGPYTRPIALIVLLQLVQTLATLYLPALNADIIDNGVVEGDTGYIVRVGGVMVAVTLLQICCAIGAVYFGARTAMALGRDIRAAVFDRVQSFSARELGRFGAPSLITRSTNDIQQVQMLCLMAFTIMASAPIMCVGGVLMALDQDVPLSGLLLVIVPVLGVVIGLILRRMRPLFRGVQERIDTVNRVLREQITGIRVIRAFVRDRHERERFDKANHALMDVSLRAGRLMALMFPTVMLVVNIAGAAVVWFAGHRIDSGDMRIGALTAFLAYLMQILMAVMMATFMFIMVPRAEVCAERVQEVLDTETSVRPPADPIPLPTAAESGGRRGLLELDGVEFRYPGAEEPVLRDISLIARPGETTAVIGSTGSGKSTLLGLVPRLFDPTAGSVRVDGVDVRRLDPAELARTIGLVPQKPYLFSGTVASNLRYGRPDATDEELWRALETAQARDFVAELEEGLEAPIAQGGGNVSGGQRQRLAIARALVGRPAIYLFDDSFSALDYATDARLRAALADETGEATVVIVAQRVATIRHADRIVVLDEGRVVGTGTHPELMADNATYREIVLSQLSEEEAA, from the coding sequence GTGCTGGTACGACTTATACGGGCACATCTGGGGCCCTACACCCGACCCATCGCGCTGATCGTGCTGCTCCAACTGGTGCAGACGCTGGCCACGCTCTACCTTCCGGCCCTCAACGCGGACATCATCGACAACGGCGTGGTGGAGGGGGACACCGGTTACATCGTCCGGGTGGGCGGCGTCATGGTCGCCGTCACGCTGCTCCAGATCTGCTGCGCCATCGGCGCGGTCTATTTCGGAGCCCGTACGGCCATGGCGCTCGGCCGCGACATCCGCGCCGCGGTCTTCGACCGGGTGCAGTCCTTCTCCGCCCGCGAGCTGGGCCGCTTCGGCGCGCCCTCGCTGATCACCCGCAGCACCAACGACATCCAGCAGGTGCAGATGCTGTGCCTGATGGCCTTCACCATCATGGCCTCGGCGCCGATCATGTGCGTCGGCGGCGTCCTGATGGCGCTCGACCAGGACGTGCCGCTGTCCGGGCTGCTGCTGGTCATCGTGCCGGTCCTCGGCGTCGTCATCGGGTTGATCCTGCGCCGGATGCGGCCGCTGTTCCGGGGCGTCCAGGAGCGCATCGACACCGTCAACCGGGTGCTGCGCGAGCAGATCACCGGCATCCGCGTGATCCGCGCGTTCGTCCGCGACCGGCATGAGCGGGAGCGGTTCGACAAGGCCAACCACGCGCTCATGGACGTGTCGCTGCGCGCCGGGCGGCTGATGGCCCTGATGTTCCCGACGGTGATGCTGGTGGTGAACATCGCGGGCGCCGCCGTCGTCTGGTTCGCCGGGCACCGCATCGACAGCGGGGACATGCGGATCGGCGCGCTGACGGCGTTCCTCGCGTACCTGATGCAGATCCTGATGGCCGTCATGATGGCCACATTCATGTTCATCATGGTGCCGCGCGCGGAGGTGTGCGCCGAGCGCGTCCAGGAGGTGCTGGACACCGAGACCAGCGTGCGGCCGCCCGCCGACCCGATCCCGCTGCCGACCGCCGCGGAGTCCGGAGGGCGGCGCGGTCTGCTGGAGCTGGACGGCGTGGAGTTCCGCTACCCGGGCGCCGAGGAGCCGGTGCTGCGCGACATCTCGCTGATCGCCCGGCCCGGCGAGACCACGGCCGTCATCGGCTCCACCGGCAGCGGCAAGTCCACGCTGCTCGGCCTGGTGCCGAGGTTGTTCGACCCGACGGCGGGCAGCGTACGGGTGGACGGGGTGGACGTGCGGCGGCTCGACCCGGCGGAGCTGGCCCGGACGATCGGACTCGTCCCGCAGAAGCCGTATCTGTTCTCCGGCACCGTCGCCTCCAACCTGCGCTACGGCAGACCCGACGCCACCGACGAGGAGCTGTGGCGGGCGCTGGAAACCGCCCAGGCCCGGGACTTCGTGGCGGAGTTGGAGGAGGGCCTGGAGGCGCCCATCGCGCAGGGCGGCGGCAACGTCTCCGGCGGGCAGCGGCAGCGCCTGGCCATCGCCCGCGCGCTCGTCGGGCGCCCGGCGATCTACCTCTTCGACGACTCCTTCTCCGCCCTGGACTACGCCACGGACGCGCGGCTGCGCGCGGCGCTGGCGGACGAGACCGGGGAGGCGACGGTCGTCATCGTCGCCCAGCGGGTCGCCACGATCCGGCACGCCGACCGCATCGTCGTCCTGGACGAGGGCCGGGTGGTCGGTACGGGCACCCATCCCGAACTGATGGCGGACAACGCGACGTACAGGGAGATCGTGCTGTCGCAGCTGAGCGAGGAGGAGGCGGCGTGA
- a CDS encoding MoaD/ThiS family protein — protein MPVGTIRYWAAAKAAAGTAEEPYAAATLAEALDAARRRHTARPEFARVLLRCSFLVDGEAVGTRDHATVALAEGGTVEVLPPFAGG, from the coding sequence GTGCCCGTCGGCACGATCCGGTACTGGGCCGCCGCCAAGGCCGCGGCCGGCACCGCCGAGGAGCCGTACGCCGCCGCGACGCTCGCGGAGGCCCTCGACGCGGCCCGGCGGCGGCACACGGCGCGCCCGGAGTTCGCCCGGGTGCTGCTGCGCTGTTCGTTCCTGGTCGACGGGGAAGCCGTCGGCACACGCGACCACGCGACGGTCGCACTGGCCGAGGGCGGCACGGTCGAGGTGCTCCCGCCGTTCGCAGGAGGGTGA